atagtcAAAATCGACCgtttgaaaagatattttgtttgtcaaaatatatatgtatgccTTTCAACTCCGCAGTCAGGAGCACCCCAACTAGCATTAATCACATCCTAGATTCGAGCCTGATCGGAAAATCCGAAATTCAGTTCCTGTCGTTTCAATGTTACTGTATCTCCTAtctattctttttcttttgtatacaaaaaacaGACCCCGGTCCATTAGTTTTGTTGTTCAAACTGTTTTATGTTTGTTAGAACACCTTCCGTTGATAAGTGACATGTTGAATTTAAATGGGAGAATGATATCATTGAATATTCTACTACTTATACATATTTAGGTTTAGTTTTTAAAAGTGAATTTTTAGATTGTAATGTAACTGCTAAAGCTGTTGCAGCTTCTACAAATAGAGCACTTGGCCTTGTtataaaaaagtgcaaaatCTTAGGTGGTGTTACTCATaatgtcttttcaaaattatatgagAGTTTGTTGCTTCCAACTGTTGAATATGGTGCTGGTATTTGGGTTTGTAAAcacttttcttttaaaactgCCATCCATAATAGAGCTTGCATGTTTTTTCTTGGAGTGGGTGAATATTCTCCAAATGCTGCAGTTGCAGATGCTATGGGGTGGATACCTATCCTTCAAAAACAATGGCAATGCTTAATTCAACTATGGTGCCGTTTGAACAATATGAGCTCTGATcgtttaaacagaaaaaaatcatatgggcAGACATTATGAGTAAAAAACATAAGTGTATAAAAAATTGGAATTTTTATGTAAGGAAAACATTTTCTAATTATAATGCAGAACATTTGTGTATCATTACAGATTATGTTGATAGTACCTCAGTTCTCAATACTGTTCTTATTACGTGACTCTGTAATTTAAAAGATCCAGTCAGTATTATattggtctattatatgtcattatgatatatttctattactagtatgaattactatatacgttgaaccacaaacgtcaaaatcattcaacgCGTCACAGTGGTAGTggtattaactatttttggattctcataaattctacctataacttttggactagtttgaatatcggtctatttctgtaatttattctaacatacttttgattttttaaccttgtatgcttacattgcctatgtaaattttaaaactgtttgtacgCACagtgaacgacaaatttatgtgacgtataaaattttctgacgtcagacactcaaatcaattaatgtgttcgtagatagaagaTGTTTGTCACGGTGTTCGGTTAAATTGTCCCctttaaaaattgatatacgatgatgactgatgtacccatattttgactattttattaattgtgactgtttaatTGGGCCCGTTTaattaacgcatcatgtaaatataacggaatttgatgagactgttattaaagtgagaggattagcgctaaagaaccaggtttaatccaccattttctacatttgaaaatgcctgtaccaagtcaggaatatgacagttcttgtccattcgtttttgatgcgttttgttatttgattttgccatgtgattatggactttcctaattgattttcctctgagttcagtatttttgtgattttactttttacgtctaaaatgtttaataaatatgtcGAACAGTGGCAAGGCAATTTACAATCAGAGAAAGCTTTATCTGGTAAAGGTGGTAACAAACTTCGTACATATAATCTATTTAAGAACAGTTTTGAAACGGAATAAGggaataaaattattttgccAAATTCCGATGTGGTGTAGCGCCACTTAGAATAGAAACGGGgacatttcaaaaatttattttaaaagatcgaGTCTGTGATAATTGTATGGATATTTAAGAAGATGAAAAACCATGTTATTTTATCGCGTCCTTTATATGacgattttagaaaaaaaaacttatttgatgaagcaatacattttaaaagtgattttatgtcttttgatgataaacagaaattagtgttttttatttacagatgatTATATGATTCGTAGCTGTTCCAAAGCctgtaatcttattttaaatagacgtagaaatgttttatactgtaaataatgttaatgtcaatatgttttataatagatgaattctttatataatttttaatgttatagtcTCTTGTAATTCTGTACAGAATGgctctctttttatatttatatatttttacatttaatgtaatgttgtaatatatattattgagagatgagacttaaataaaatattgaattgaattgaattgaattaattttgttcttaaaattcATGACCTTTAATAGCTTGCTATGTGGCATTagttttgatcattgttgaaggctgtacgttaccctataattgttaacttctacgtcatttggtctctggttggAAGTACAGTGAAACCTTATTAAACCGAACCCTGAATAAACCGGAAACCTGTCTAATCCAAACTTGTTCTGAAGACCAATCATATCACAATTTATGCATTGTGAACCTTATGAAACCGAACATAAGCCAAAACCGAATAAAATCTCAAGTCCCGAAAGGGTTCGGTTTAGTGAGGTTTCACTGTAGTATCATTGGAACTCGTCCACATTTTAGATGTATGTTATACATGTCCATATATGTcgtatatttaaattttgtaaccacattacattgtttttaaaaaatgacgCAAAACTgaaatttggaaatatttttaactacatttatcaaaattctttattgacaaacaaaaaataaaaattccaatATAAGCAAGCTTTAAGTATTAGTCGATAgatgttttgtgaaaaaaagaGCAAGCCGACCTTTCCAAATTGTTCCTTAGACAACACACATTTTCAAATCTCAATACTATCATATAGATCGGTCTTATTATATCTTGAAATATCCATCCtgcaaaaatttcaataatttctgaatttaccgtATACAATTGAGGAAATTCGTTCTAAGAATGAGTAGATAGTCAGCGCTAAATGAATATGCATCATAGCGTAAAATTATTTAAGTTTAGATATTTAGACATGAATTATATTGTAGTAAATTAACGTAAATTCCAATATCAGCAAGCTTAAAATAACTGATGatcatgattttgaatgaaaaaaaggcAATTCTAAATTGTTCCTTTCTAACCTTAGGCATCGCACATTTTCAAATCTCAACACTTTCATATAGATCGGTCTAATTATATCTTAAAATATCTATCCTGACATTCACTAGTTGTGTAATAAATTACAAGATTTAGAAATAATGACACGAGACTTAGAAATAATGACACGAGACGTCTTAACGAGAGAGAATTAAATTCATTACAAAATGGTATTCCGAAAGAAAATGTTCTTAGCGTGTCTATTAAACGAATAATTGCACATTTATCTTAAGGGAAAACTCCGACAATGTATAATTACCCGAATATCACACGACTTTGTGCCAAAAAATTATTagttaagctggggtcacacattcacgatttttactaccgtccttgacaggaccattcccgattaaaaaaaaaaaaagtctgatcaagatcctgtgaatcgtggatggaaattcaaatttaaattaaaatttgccaaacaaataatttgatcacgacaacaatcagatagtgttcaggaagcgtcgatattcaaccgtttctaagcaaattagtcccgataatcccgttctgaatCAGATTCTAATCCGATTTctatttttcgccaggtaaaattcgaccgagtctgtcacgacagcgtcccgactctaccgaatgtaatccgacaaagatcagacagtgaccagacagtgaaccgacgctgacggaagttatccgttcgtAAACTGTCGTcatattcgggatgatcagatactgtcggaacgtaatcctatcttGATCCGCtatatcgcattgcaaacggctttgtctggtctcagtcgtattgtattctgtaattgtcgggacttgGACatgggtatcattgacgaatttcgtcttaataacgggactgttcggaacggtttcggcaaaaaacggttcgcaatcgacaagatctggatgcaatctggactcaatcggcagaaaaacagctatgaaaaattactccaaatcattcccgttccacaggtaaccgtccagaatacacaagacattgttcggaattcgatccgatacagcagaatctgtcacgacatagccacgatagtaatccgactagacaaaatctgctgagttgccccgaatgttacgggacgcacctaactgtcggagtgctttgccgaactattcggaaccttcccgacccgtaggaatctgttacgaactaaaacgactgcgttcagacaatgataggacattccagataattgaggatactaatccgactttttcacttttcgtgtcgtaatgtggtctgatctcaaacgggagcaataatcggcaatgtgtgaaccccgcattatgccttttctttaaattatttagaaaaatgagCTTCgatcaaaataattcattctTTCCGTGTGTGCCAAAAAGTGATGAGTTATACGTTTTTCTATGaattattattcaaaaatttaCATAAGAAAACATCGCATACATAACATTAAAGGACACTGTGATTTAGTGATTGCCGATCATATCAATGCCGTTTTttactgtatatcatattttattcgtttattgttttgaacatacatgtaaatgtacatTATGTTTTGTTGTATTTGGTTATATGTACGATCGAGCTATTTTAGAATccttagatatatatattaaagcgTTAAAGTTATGTTTGACAACGATATCGCTACAGATATAATAAAGAATACAtcgttttttttgttggttcTAGATTTCCAATCGTTAGTTATAAATACCTATAGTTCCGTATGATGTAAAACCTTTGTCCTGTAACTTCGGTTTAATTTCAAGGCCatactttattatatatacttCGATGTTAATTGTTAACAACAGAAGCAAGACTTGTACATTTCGTTCAAATCTAAGGAAGCTTCCATATAAAATTTAGTTGTATGGGGAGAGTAAGACCGAGTAGGTGGGAAAATAAAAAGGCTTGACAGAGAGTACAACTAAAAGAAATGCAGAACAATATTTTTCTTCCTAGCCCGCCTAAAATTATATGGTAGCTccattcagtggcggatccagaacttttcctaaggggggctgactgacctaagggggggctccagtcatgcttcaatgattccctatataatcaaccacaTTTTCCCCacccagcccccccccccccccctggatccgcctatcaCTTCATTTGCCTATGCCGCCTATAACTCCATTGCCTATTCAGAAAAATACCACCATAAGAATcgcatttttaaagtttttaagtcTACTATCACTAGATAATTCTTACTTTGAAATTTCATTAGATCAATTCCTACTTTTGACAATGAAATACTTGGTATTTCGTGTGAATTGATATAAGTATTCTGAGACCGACAGTGGTTGTCCCGAATAAGGTACAAATAGAATTaacgaaacaaaaacaaaagcaacagCTCTATTACAATCAAAGAGCAAACGATTCGCCAACGTTAAAAAAGGAGAAACCGTAAGAATACAACCATCAAAATTCAACAAACGAGTGGAAGAAAGGGACAATCAGATCGTACGAAGTTGATGTTGGAGCACGAACCATACGTAAAAATCGTCGCCAACTTATACACACACTAGAAGATGATAATAATGAAcacacagaaattaaaagagACAATTACGAATTTGAACaaggagaaaaaaaacccaatcaaGACCATTGtgaaaacaagtgaaactgcgagctactgctcactgatgataccccgccgcaagtggataatattaatagtgttaaaatatgcaagtgttcggtaaacaggaagttgtcgagtgatgaatctgaaaacgcatcacacggtatatctgacttatataaatcctgaaaccaaatttcagaaatccttgtattgtagttcctgagaaaaaaagtgacgaaaattttcaacttggctatcatgtgttttaaaaatcatacaagtgttcggtaaacaggaagttgtcaagtgatcaatctgaaaacacatcacacggtatagctgacttagataaaccctgaaaccaaatttcagaaatccttgtattgtagtttctgagaaaatgcggacggacagacgaactGACGGAaagacagacagaggtaaaacagtattaccccccccccccctttttttttaaagcgggggtataattattCAGAAGTCGAAAATGCGAAAGAAACACAGATAATAACACAGTCTGGAAGAGTAGTACAATCACCAGCACAATTTAAGGATTTTGTGTGCGAGTAGATCACAAGTGTGTATAGGGCACAATAATCCCTGAAGTGATCTCgtgtaaataatgtaaaaaatatatatatacatacgaGTGTATTCGAGAAGTAGTGTTTTCAAACAACAAggatatatttcatgtatgaaAAGCAATCAGTATAATATTATTACTTTGACTTTaactttatatttcatttagtCAGTAAATTTCTTAGGTGTTGAATATGACTTTTGAATTggtgaaataaattttatgtaATTATTCTATTTAAAGAAGGagaaaaagagggacgaaagataccagagggattaCACTGAATGGATGGATGTGTTATgctttttatataacaaaaatattctgatttctAACctctaaaaaaacaattatttacctttgaatttcatgtttagttttctgagcttcaattaaaacataaataatttgatGCTTCcatgaaacagaaaaaaatctcaatggaaaaaaaagcatgtacatgtatctcctTTTATAAGTTAAAGGGTCGTTCCCTTACTGACCTTGTTCGACTGACATACCATGTAACATACATCATACATTCACTTACTGATCATTATAAAGGCGGGAAGCAATTATTCAATGTAGAAAAGCACAATATATGTCATCTTCGCTCGCCAAGGGTTGCGACCAGTCCCCTTCTCTCAGCCTAGCGAAGATGAATCATTGTAAAGTTTAACTCTTTAAAAAGCAACAGTATTGTCCAATTTACAAACaataatatgacttttttttgtcatgtgtacatctacataaaatatgataaatgtaaaCTATGTTTTTAATACTATACCAAGAGGGATAACTCTAAATGACTTCTTAGTCAGTATCTCAAATCACTGTCAATAATTGGGAAATAAGGGAAGATCTAACTCTGAAAAAGAGTGGGTATAGTTTTTCGCTGAACAAATATTCTAACACTACATATAACGTATTTCTTCATATCATGATCAggggaaagaaagaaaaatccaTAGATTTTGTCAgttctttaaaataataaataatttgttaattGCGTGTTCAAAGAATTTACTCGTTCAGAGAAACCGGCCCCTGATTCCCAAATTGTcgggaaaatattttgttcaagcagaggaccaaaaaaaaatgaatccaagttttttcatactttatagTGTtagattttaaacaaaatagtttgaTTAATAGCGTTgaaggaagtacaccactaattcgtggtcccattgctttctatgttaaattcctccgtttcaagcaggcacacctcttttattttaagttcaaataaagtggcaatcattgcatttcaaagcaacactttatggtgtcttgtactgaaaaaaatcaacataccttgcatggcatataagaaagaactggttcccggaacttcagatgtaccaaaacaggtacttcagatctgacaaacagacaaaatgtaccctctttttaaaatttagtgcagtttttttcatattcaaaacttcagctttcatttgataccaaaaatacctaaatattctacatattttgaaagttacactcatgcgtaggaactattttgtgttaaatatgtactactttctggtatgtgctttctggccgggcctgaattagtggtgttacacctgaaaaggtaaataaatgtgtttgactcaaacaaaaaaacataatcacTCCGCCCATCCTCTTGACGTTAAATTGTTGCTCCCTATGGAGAATCAGCCATCTTTGAAAGCTTTGACTAATGTTAAGAAATTGCTACGTTAGCGTCAAAGAGTTAAATAATGCATGATCGGTTAAACGTTTCTTTTCAAAATACTGGATCTGAAGCTGCATTGTGCATCCCAAATAATCATTGCGCAAGCTACACAACTGTCTGTATATCCTCATTATTACACTAAATAAGTTAtacatttaaagaaattattgcCATTAAAACGCAAAAAGTAGGTACTATACATGTAGAtctcaagtattttttttttacaaatataatacacTTCATGTTACAGTCTAAATGAGAAAGAAAAATGATCTTTTGTAGGTAAATGGTATTGTCAAAATAAGGTCCTCCTCAAGCTCCTTATTATTTGAAACACCCCGTTAAACAACAATTCCGCGCATGTTTAAATCAAGACAATACTGCACCGTTTAGCCTTAAAGATTAAACTTCTAAAATAAGACACTATCTCCAAGAGAAAATTTCAATCTTGTGCCCTTGAAACACATTTCAAAACTTATCAGTAAAGTTCAATACACTTCAGACAAAGACAAAATGgacatcaaaataattttattgtgcAGTTTATTTGGTAAGTTTTCTAAACGGCAGAGTACATACACATcaaaattataacatataaaattgaatgtacattgtattaGTGTTGcaaatgataatgtaaaactaaaaaatcttattttatttaatgacgcAAAATGGGTTAACAAGTGTTGAATAACTGAATTCACCATTTTGCAAACGTTAAAATAAGGGGGCTAGGAATCCCACAATTCGTATTAGgctgttcttttttaaaaacatttgagCTGATGTTGAAATTCATACTTGCTTACTGTCAACAGCCAGCTTATCAAATGTTCAATAGAGCTGAGACTATATACTGTAaatcaacttattttcgcggatactttatttcacgTTTAGCTTTTTCGAGTCCTTTTCGCGGCAATtcaatttcgcgattttctaatTAACTTGATGTAGTTATATAAGGAAAGATCCATGCTTAAACCTTTACATATTCGCAACGATTTAAATTCGCGTACTTTTTctagtcgcgaaaataaatcgctcgcgaaattTAGTTTGTTCACAGTGTATAGTGGTCTCAGAATAGATCTATTAAGACAACTCTCAACTCAAGtcacaattcataaaagttaaccattatcgGTCAAAATACGGCCTCCAAAGCAGAGCCTTTGCTCAcaacgaacaacaagctatgaagggctacaaaacaaaaacaacaacaaaaaccaaCAACATTCAAATAGGAAAAACAACGgactaatatatataaaaaaacgagaaatgagaaacactcatacaccacatcaacaaacgagaACCACTGAACTAAGGGATTCCTGACTGGGGACACTTTATAAAGATCTATAACATGTCAATTGAAATAGCTTAActtgatcaaatgacaaataaacaaaaaccatTAATTACTTAACAACTCTGAACATGTCAAAATGATTTACGTTCTATAATTTCTGTTTTCAGCTGTAACTGTTACAGGTGAGCATTGTGGTGCTCCGACAGATTGTAAAACAACAAGATGTGCACATACACATAATACTACTTGCTTGTTTGGAACATGTGCCTGTGTGGAATATTTCGGCAATGGTAGGTTGTTTTAACGTATAAATGAGGTTTCGgtctttgttttgtaaataagaaTGACTGTTATGTGGGATGAAATTAGTAGGagaatgtggtatgagtgccaatgagacaactctgcatccaagtcacaatttataaaagtaaaccattatcgTGATTTTAGGTCACGATactgtcttcaacacggagccttggctcactcCGAACAACAAGCTGTAAATATcttaagggccccaaaaatttaCTAGCctaagtgtaaaaccattcaaatgggaaaaccaacggtcttatctaaatataaaaaacgagaaacaagaaacacctatgaaccacatcaacaaacgacaactttTGAACATCAGAtttgtaagtttgttttttgtttttgcttttctGTGTCCCTTTTAGTATCATTATTTATAAGCACGGGTTATtgccaatttaatttttcaataaataatccgtgtatatatatattcttggtGGAGGATAACCATATTATTACTCCCAATAAGTGGAGGTGTGCCTTTATTGGCAGAAGTTAGACATACAGATATagcatattttttaatgttcttTATTTCAGCATGTAGCGACTTTGAAGACTGTAAACAGGATGACTGCGTCAATGGCGGCCATGGACATTGCTTTGAATACAAATGTCTCTGTCTACACCATCCTATTGGTCATGGTCAATAAAACTATTGCcatgtaaatgttttttgttttcttgtgtatatttcgaagtttagtatgacatgtttaaccccgccgcatttttgtgcctgtcccaagtcaggagactctggcctttgttagtcttgtattattctaatttaagtttcttgtgtacaatttggaaattagtatggcgtccattatcactaaacaaGAATACTTAcgtgtttaggggccagctgataGACACCTCCAGGTGCGGGATTTTCTAGCTGCATTAAAAATCGACCCATTTGTGgctttcggctgttgtctgctctatggtcgggttgttgtctccttgacacattttccatttccattctccattttatgaaaaatatattttgttttcaatataattctcGATTCGATCAACATCATATTcatattcaattcaaaaatCGTTTTACTTCAAGTCggattttttactaaaaatgGTAGCTAATACAAAGGTTATCAATAACCTGCGCAATAGGGATGGCCGTCATCATTCAACAAAACAAACGATTTGAGAAATACGTATCAGTCTACACGAACCCTATCAAAACATAATGAATTCGAATGCTCCGTGCAGATTAATAAGGTTTCACTGTTCACACTAAAAAAAATGGTCGTCTCAAAATGTCTATCTTTAATTTACTGTAACTTATAACGCGATTTTCACAACAACTATTTAAGCAACAGTTTCTCgtttttatctatcaaatcCTGTATAAAACAccgaaaaatttcaaaaatatggcGGTGATTAGTatggaagcgtattagcgccacacaaaTGCTCTTATAGTTTTACTTTGTTAAAACGCTTACGtacattaatcatgttaataagtACTTTAAGAATTCAATTGACACATTTCCATTATAGGAATGGTATACAGCCGTTTGATTGGAATTATAAATACACAAACAAGTCTATTTTGGTGCGTCAATAAACAACAATGCCCGCTTAGGACATTGATAACAAGAATGCTATAAAAGTCGTTTCGTTGTATGGAGtgtataaatatacaaacaCGTCTAGTTGGGTGTGTACAAACATCTATGCCCGCTCAGGACATTGATTGCAAGAAGCTAAAAAAAGCCGTTTGGTGGTATTGGATGTAAACAAACACGTCTAGATTGGTGTTCAAACAAACAACTATATGTCCGCTCAGGACATTGGCCCAAATCAAGAAACTTAAAGTTTAGAGCCCACTGAACCGTCCAGCTTGATATACCAGAAGCTATGGCAGTATGTTAATAAACCTTCGAAACTGTACGAAATACGAAATGTAGTATGAAAGTTTCTAAAAGTAACGTTGCGAATATTTCAGAGTTAATAGTATTCTGTTTCCTAATTTTACCGAAAAAGTGGTCGCTTTAGTATCGGCAAAACACCAATGTATGGTGATATATTATGGCAATGCACCCAAATTAATTGCAAAGGTATTTCAGCAGATTTCGTTCCCGATCTCTCTCCTTTTCAAGTCTTAAAGCATCTCTTCAGCCAGCAGACTCTAAAGATAGTATTCAAATTTCGTATTTACGTTCACTTCAGTGGCTGATTGTAGGTGCAGCTCCTTTATGCTGTATTTTCCCCTCTTGAAAAAGACTCCAACACAATCGTACCTTCACGCTCTGTGATATTTTAACCATGAACTGTTATGCCCTTCCCTCGTGACCCGGGTCGATTATGTATTATGATAAGCcatatgtaaaattttaattattttttaaaagtttttaacaacttaaacttgtcaatgataaagcaaagaaaagtcaagagagaacattttcccgcaaAAATTGCAATGGccaatatctcgaaaacaagcacattgacctataaaTTTTTGGCTCTTATAATTCCTTTATTGAAACCCTATTCATATatactagtgttttgaaaagtttatttttttgaaactaaGAAGCAAACTCCCTTAAGAATGTTGGCTTCTCTGACTTAGGATAACTAGTGgcttttgaaaaaagtaaaatcacaaaaatactgaactcagaggaaaatcaattcggaaagtccataatcacatggcaaaatcaaataacaaacacatcaagaacgaatggacaagaactgtcatattcctgacttggtacaggca
The nucleotide sequence above comes from Mytilus trossulus isolate FHL-02 chromosome 5, PNRI_Mtr1.1.1.hap1, whole genome shotgun sequence. Encoded proteins:
- the LOC134718995 gene encoding serine protease inhibitor Cvsi-2-like; translated protein: MDIKIILLCSLFAVTVTGEHCGAPTDCKTTRCAHTHNTTCLFGTCACVEYFGNACSDFEDCKQDDCVNGGHGHCFEYKCLCLHHPIGHGQ